One Desulfovibrio legallii DNA window includes the following coding sequences:
- a CDS encoding ArsR/SmtB family transcription factor, with translation MDRYKKYISEQAKIFKALGHPSRLLMVDALRDGEKCVCDLQALVGDDMSTVSKHLSVLREAGVVFTEKRGTNIYYRLALCCLDTFLSCTGEIVEKRVLSQMDMLNKG, from the coding sequence ATGGACCGGTACAAAAAGTATATCTCGGAACAAGCCAAGATTTTTAAGGCGCTTGGTCATCCGAGCCGCCTGCTCATGGTGGATGCCCTGCGAGACGGTGAAAAGTGCGTCTGCGATCTGCAAGCTCTGGTAGGGGACGATATGTCCACTGTTTCCAAGCATCTCTCCGTACTCCGGGAAGCGGGGGTGGTTTTCACTGAAAAAAGAGGGACAAACATCTATTACCGCCTTGCTCTCTGTTGTCTGGACACCTTTCTGTCCTGCACCGGAGAAATCGTGGAAAAGCGTGTCCTTTCGCAAATGGACATGCTGAACAAAGGGTAA